The Lactuca sativa cultivar Salinas chromosome 2, Lsat_Salinas_v11, whole genome shotgun sequence genome includes a window with the following:
- the LOC111903243 gene encoding uncharacterized protein LOC111903243, with protein sequence MATDRSLVTEIGPDGLVRESPVIAHTERMIEEEQLQLRKYIEENYSKIRDVERELTGLTMEMKLTAGPKKAALEHMRKKIEMSTEKIRLAKLKEEEAKKALEAASKAVKDEEALKQKLCEDLNNLVQESSSSQFARLEELKRRLEALNPRRSSAFLGAGASPVEPALNLRRTGVEVSVPSNSVEAAATTITESSNNNNNNNEKTSGDVQEGMTRGKKKNAIQGHGQGRPNNKGQGGGIGAIPKRGTSWTGAGFD encoded by the exons ATGGCAACTGATCGTTCGTTGGTCACGGAGATCGGTCCGGATGGTCTCGTTCGCGAATCGCCTGTCATCGCCCACACCGAGCGG ATGATTGAAGAGGAGCAGCTTCAGTTGAGAAA ATACATTGAAGAGAATTATTCCAAAATCCGTGATGTTGAGCGAGAGCTTACGGGTCTCACAATGGAGATGAAACTCACAGCAGGACCAAAGAAAGCTG CACTTGAACATATGAGGAAGAAAATCGAAATGTCAACAGAGAAGATTCGTCTTGCTaagttgaaggaagaagaagcaaAGAAG GCTTTGGAAGCTGCATCAAAGGCAGTGAAGGATGAAGAAGCACTCAAGCAGAAACTATGTGAAGATTTGAATAATTTG GTCCAAGAAAGCAGTAGCTCTCAGTTTGCTAGACTAGAGGAGCTAAAAAGGCGGCTAGAGGCTTTGAATCCAAGAAGGTCATCTGCATTTTTGGGAGCT GGTGCGAGTCCAGTGGAACCTGCATTGAATTTGAGGAGGACAGGTGTGGAGGTATCGGTTCCTTCTAATAGCGTGGAAGCTGCAGCTACTACTATTACAGAATCatctaataataacaataataataatgagAAGACAAGTGGAGATGTACAAGAAGGGATGACGAGGGGTAAAAAGAAAAATGCAATTCAAGGGCATGGGCAAGGGAGACCTAATAATAAAGGTCAAGGAGGAGGAATTGGAGCAATACCCAAGAGAGGAACCAGTTGGACTGGTGCTGGCTTTGACTAA